CTGATGAATCGGAGGAGGATCTATCAACTGACGACAACGAATCTTATTCAGAACAAAACGAACAAGAATATGATGCACGGTGGAGTAAGTTGAAAGATTTAATAGATAACGACTAAAACTGATATAAAAATGGCACATCCAAAAAGAAAACATTCAAAACAACGTACAGCAAAAAGAAGAACGCATGACAAAGCAGTTGCGCCAACATTAACCGTTTGCCCAAATTGTGGTGCGATGCACATTTATCACACTGTTTGTGGTGCTTGTGGTTATTATCGTGGTAAATTGGCAATCGAAAAATTAGCAACTGCATAAGGGCTACGTTAGCTTTTTGTGCTGACACAGATTAAAAAATGCCCTAAAACCCTGCTGTTTTTAGGGCATTTTTTATCCGATAGCTTTTCCATTAGCCTTGAATAAATGAATATGCATGTTTGATAACATATATCATTCGTTTTTACAACATACTCGTTTCATTTACAGTATCTGATCTGCACATTACACAAGCAACTGTTTGCATATTTACATTTTAACAGTCAGCTATGTGAATTCAAAAACGATTATATTAATCACTAACCAAATTCCTCATGAATAAGATTTTTGCCAAAATCACAGGAATAGGGATGTACATTCCCGATTATGTCCTAACCAACGACGAGCTTTCGCGTATGGTAGATACCACCGATGAGTGGATTATGACACGTATTGGCATCAAAGAGCGTCATATCCTGAAAGAAAAAGGATTAGGCACCTCTTTCCTGGCTGCCAAAGCCATAGAGCAACTGCTCAAAAAAACTCATACAAAGCCTGAAGAAATTGACGCAATTGTCTGTGCTACAGTTACTCCTGATCACAATTTTCCATCTACTGCGATTTTAGCTGCAGAACGGGTTGGTATTAAAAATGCATACGCATTTGATCTGAGTGCTGCGTGCTCAGGGTTTACATTTGGATTAGAAAATGCTGCCGCTTTGATTGAATCCGGAAAATACAAAAAAGTAATTTTAATCGGAGCGGATAAATTGTCTTCCTTCGTAGATTATACAGACAGAAGCACGTGCCCTTTATTTGGTGATGGTGCAGGAGCAGTCTTATTAGAACCCACGGAAGAAGAAGTAGGATTGATAGATGCAAAACTATATACTGACGGTGTGGGATATCCTCACTTACACCTAAAAGCTGGTGGATCAGTATTTCCGGCGTCTCACGAAACTATTGATGCCCGACAACATTATATTTATCAAGAGGGACAGGTAGTATTTAAATATGCTGTCACACGCATGGCTGATGTATCAGCTGAAATTATGGAACGGAATAACCTGACTCACGATGATATTGCTTGGGTTGTTCCTCATCAGGCTAATTTACGTATTATTGATGCTGTGGCTAACCGAATGGGAGTTCCTAAAGAAAAGGTGATGGTAAACATAGAAAAATTTGGGAACACAACGGCTGCAACATTGCCATTATGCCTTGCCGAATGGGAGCCTAAACTGAAAAAGGGAGATAAAATCATTCTTACTACTTTTGGGGGAGGCTTTACCTGGGGAGCAGCCTATGTCATATGGGCGTATGATGGAGAAGAAATGACACCAACAAAAAAATAATTGTTACTATTTATATCTGGACTATTTTTGCCCAATTCGTTTAGCATTTAGTTCCACTCTGTTTTAAACTAAAAAATTATTTTCAGATGAATATCGTCAGAAAAGACACTGATGCATTAAACGCACAACTATATGTGCAAATCTCCTCAACGGATTATGCCGAAAAGGTTGAGAAAACATTAAAAGAGTACAAACGCAAAGCTAATGTTCCCGGATTTCGTCCGGGAATGGTACCGGTAGGCTTACTGAAAAAAATGTATGGGAAAGCTATTTTGGCTGAGGAAGTAAATAAGATTGTCAGTGAAGCACTAGATAATTATATTCGCGAAAATAATCTGAACCTATTGGGAGAAATATTGCCGAACGAAACCAACCAAGGAACAATCAATTTTGACACGGATGAATCATTCGAATTTGTTTTCGATTTTGCTGTGGCTCCTGAGATTAACCTGGAACTTAGTAAAAACGACTCTATCTCCTATTACAATATCGAGATAAATGGTGAAATGATCGATGAACACATTCAAAGTCTGCAAAACAATTTAGGCTCTAATGTTGATAGTGAAATCGTTGAAGAAAAAGATTTAATCACAGGAAGCCTGGAAGAAATTTCAGGCGCTACAGAAAAATATTTGGTCGAAGAAGCTAATATATCTTCTGCATTTCTAAAAGAAGAGCAGAAGGCTTTATTTATTGGGAAAAAGATCGGCGATGTAATCACATTCAACCCGCTTACCGCTTTTGTTAATGAACAAGATGCAGCTACACTATTGAATGTAGAAAAAGAAAATATTGCAAACTTTGCATCAGACTTTATTTTCACTATTCAAAAAATTTCGCATTTTCAACCTCATCCGTTAGATCAGGAGTTTTTTGATTTAGTATATGGGAAAGAAGTGGTCTCAAGTGAAACAGAAGCACGTGAAAAAGAAAAAGAATCCATCCAGGTCATTATGGAAGAAAACAGCCTCTATCGTTTTGAGGACGACGCACGTGCATATGTATTGAACCAATTAACTAATGTGGCATTCCCTGAAGCCTTTTTGAAAAGATGGTTGCTAAAAACCAACAAAGATATCACAGAAGAAATCATTGAAAAAGAATTCAGTGGCATGTTGGATGTACTCAAATGGCAACTTTTCCGAAATCAACTTGCTGTCAAAAATGAAATCAAAGTTGAGCAACAAGATTTGGAATCGTATGCAAAACGGATGTTGAAAGCACAATATGCTCAATATGGGATAACCAATTTCCCTGAAGATCTACTGGCTGAATATGCTAAAGAGACACTGAAAAAAGAAGGACAAGCAGAAAAGTATTTTGAAGCTATTTTGAATGAAAAAGTTGCAGCGGCCATTAAAGAGATGGTTACGCTTAATGTCACTCTAATTTCATTTAATAATTTTCAGTCATTACCTCGCATTTAATTCCGAATCTATAAAAAAGAAGTGGCAATCACTTGTGATTAGTCGCTTCTTTTTTTAATAATACATGCAGGAAAGGAGTACTATGAGACTGAAGCCAATTGCAATTAAAAAAAATGCCAATTCGTCTTTAAAAGGCATGCGAGCAGGAGTAGCAAGCCATTGTATCCTTCTAAAATGGTGGGCGATAGAAGTCATAAAATAATACACAAATCCTCCGGAGAAAAAACCAACCACAATACCGCCTAACACATCCAATGGGAAATGTACACCCAAATACATGCGTGAATAGCAAGTCACTGCTGCCCAGAGAAAAAAGAGAAAAGCCAATAACCGTTTTCTGATCAATAAAGTAACAAAGAAAGAAGCTGCCATAGTATTGGCCGCATGCGAGGAGACAAATCCATACAATCCTCCACGGTAATTATGAACCAAATGCACCATGGATTGTAT
The sequence above is drawn from the Microbacter margulisiae genome and encodes:
- the rpmF gene encoding 50S ribosomal protein L32 is translated as MAHPKRKHSKQRTAKRRTHDKAVAPTLTVCPNCGAMHIYHTVCGACGYYRGKLAIEKLATA
- a CDS encoding beta-ketoacyl-ACP synthase III gives rise to the protein MNKIFAKITGIGMYIPDYVLTNDELSRMVDTTDEWIMTRIGIKERHILKEKGLGTSFLAAKAIEQLLKKTHTKPEEIDAIVCATVTPDHNFPSTAILAAERVGIKNAYAFDLSAACSGFTFGLENAAALIESGKYKKVILIGADKLSSFVDYTDRSTCPLFGDGAGAVLLEPTEEEVGLIDAKLYTDGVGYPHLHLKAGGSVFPASHETIDARQHYIYQEGQVVFKYAVTRMADVSAEIMERNNLTHDDIAWVVPHQANLRIIDAVANRMGVPKEKVMVNIEKFGNTTAATLPLCLAEWEPKLKKGDKIILTTFGGGFTWGAAYVIWAYDGEEMTPTKK
- the tig gene encoding trigger factor, with protein sequence MNIVRKDTDALNAQLYVQISSTDYAEKVEKTLKEYKRKANVPGFRPGMVPVGLLKKMYGKAILAEEVNKIVSEALDNYIRENNLNLLGEILPNETNQGTINFDTDESFEFVFDFAVAPEINLELSKNDSISYYNIEINGEMIDEHIQSLQNNLGSNVDSEIVEEKDLITGSLEEISGATEKYLVEEANISSAFLKEEQKALFIGKKIGDVITFNPLTAFVNEQDAATLLNVEKENIANFASDFIFTIQKISHFQPHPLDQEFFDLVYGKEVVSSETEAREKEKESIQVIMEENSLYRFEDDARAYVLNQLTNVAFPEAFLKRWLLKTNKDITEEIIEKEFSGMLDVLKWQLFRNQLAVKNEIKVEQQDLESYAKRMLKAQYAQYGITNFPEDLLAEYAKETLKKEGQAEKYFEAILNEKVAAAIKEMVTLNVTLISFNNFQSLPRI
- a CDS encoding phosphatase PAP2 family protein, which codes for MQATSLSALINWDRHLLLTINGWHSQWADSFFWLISSRLFPVVLSLLLIFYLWKNNGIKALVYIVFLALTIALADQLASGLIKPLVARLRPTHDPAIQSMVHLVHNYRGGLYGFVSSHAANTMAASFFVTLLIRKRLLAFLFFLWAAVTCYSRMYLGVHFPLDVLGGIVVGFFSGGFVYYFMTSIAHHFRRIQWLATPARMPFKDELAFFLIAIGFSLIVLLSCMYY